The following are from one region of the Nocardioides marmotae genome:
- a CDS encoding hemolysin family protein, translated as MDTQTFVNLGLVVLFVLVGGVFAATEIALVSLRDSQVARMERESARGARVAAIARDPNRFLAAVQIGVTVAGFFSAAYGGSTLAPDVAPYLVDLGLPAGAADTVALVTMTLLIAYLSLVLGELVPKRLALQRSARLSLLVGPPLDRFATLMRPVIWLLSCSTDVLVRLLGGDPSATNDQLSEEELRDIVATHEGLDEQERRILGDVFAAGRTTVKEVMRPRREVAFLAGDLPLTEAVEQVRALTWSRYPVTGPGGFDDITGFLHVRDLLVVRDGDRRLVRDVQREVLVLPETNRVLPTVTRMRREGVHLAVVVDEYGGTDGIVTLEDLVEEIVGEIRDEHDEPEPEVRAADGSLLLEGGLSIEDFAEHTGVPLEDGDYETVAGYVVARLGRIAEPGDAVDVGDVVLRVAETDGARITRIAVTTGTDERPGDQAGGPATDEG; from the coding sequence GTGGACACCCAGACCTTCGTCAACCTCGGCCTGGTGGTGTTGTTCGTCCTCGTCGGCGGCGTCTTCGCGGCCACCGAGATCGCGCTGGTCTCGCTGCGCGACAGCCAGGTCGCCCGCATGGAGCGCGAGAGCGCCCGGGGCGCCCGGGTCGCCGCGATCGCCCGCGACCCCAACCGGTTCCTCGCGGCCGTCCAGATCGGCGTCACGGTCGCGGGTTTCTTCTCCGCGGCGTACGGCGGGTCCACCCTGGCGCCGGACGTCGCGCCGTACCTCGTCGACCTGGGGCTCCCCGCGGGGGCTGCCGACACCGTCGCGCTGGTGACGATGACGCTGCTCATCGCCTACCTCTCCCTCGTCCTCGGCGAGCTCGTCCCCAAGCGGCTCGCCCTCCAGCGCTCGGCCCGGCTCTCGCTGCTCGTCGGCCCCCCGCTGGACCGCTTCGCCACCCTCATGCGCCCGGTCATCTGGCTGCTCTCCTGCTCCACCGACGTGCTCGTGCGGCTCCTCGGCGGCGACCCGTCGGCGACCAACGACCAGCTCTCGGAGGAGGAGCTGCGCGACATCGTCGCCACCCACGAGGGCCTCGACGAGCAGGAGCGACGCATCCTCGGCGACGTCTTCGCCGCGGGCCGCACCACGGTCAAGGAGGTGATGCGCCCCCGGCGCGAGGTCGCGTTCCTCGCCGGCGACCTGCCGCTGACCGAGGCCGTCGAGCAGGTCCGCGCCCTCACCTGGTCGCGCTACCCGGTCACCGGGCCCGGCGGCTTCGACGACATCACCGGCTTCCTGCACGTGCGCGACCTGCTCGTCGTCCGCGACGGCGACCGGCGCCTGGTCCGCGACGTGCAACGCGAGGTGCTGGTCCTGCCGGAGACCAACCGGGTGCTGCCGACGGTGACCCGGATGCGCCGCGAGGGCGTCCACCTCGCCGTCGTCGTCGACGAGTACGGCGGCACCGACGGCATCGTGACGCTCGAGGACCTCGTCGAGGAGATCGTCGGCGAGATCCGCGACGAGCACGACGAGCCCGAGCCGGAGGTCCGCGCGGCCGACGGGTCGCTGCTGCTCGAGGGCGGGCTGAGCATCGAGGACTTCGCCGAGCACACCGGCGTGCCCCTCGAGGACGGCGACTACGAGACCGTCGCGGGGTACGTCGTCGCGCGGCTGGGCCGCATCGCCGAGCCCGGCGACGCGGTCGACGTCGGCGACGTCGTGCTCCGCGTCGCCGAGACCGACGGCGCCCGGATCACCCGCATCGCGGTCACGACCGGCACCGACGAGCGACCGGGCGACCAGGCCGGGGGGCCGGCTACGGACGAGGGCTGA
- the trpD gene encoding anthranilate phosphoribosyltransferase, giving the protein MSTWAEVLGTLVAGEDLSAQQSAWAMGEVLAGEATPAQVAGFAVALRAKGETTEELRGLADAMLAAANPLDVAGRLLDVVGTGGDRSFSVNISTMSAIVAAGAGALVVKHGNRSASSKSGSADVLEALGIRLDLPVARVAEVATEAGITFCFSAAFHPAMRHAAVPRRELGIGTSFNLLGPLTNPARPAAQAIGCADGRVAPVMAGVYAARGVDAWVFRGDDGLDELTTTTTSRLWRVHAGEVVAETVDPASYDLAPATAEDLRGGDAAHNADVVRRLLAGERGPVRDAVLLNAGAALAVHAEPASPAADALAEGIRRAAEAIDSGAAAATLERWVEASSA; this is encoded by the coding sequence GTGTCGACCTGGGCCGAGGTCCTCGGCACGCTCGTCGCCGGGGAGGACCTGAGCGCGCAGCAGAGCGCCTGGGCGATGGGGGAGGTGCTGGCCGGTGAGGCCACGCCGGCCCAGGTCGCCGGGTTCGCCGTCGCGCTGCGCGCCAAGGGCGAGACGACCGAGGAGCTGCGCGGCCTGGCCGACGCGATGCTCGCGGCCGCCAACCCCCTCGACGTCGCGGGCCGGCTGCTCGACGTCGTGGGCACCGGCGGGGACCGGTCGTTCTCGGTCAACATCTCGACCATGTCGGCGATCGTCGCCGCCGGGGCCGGCGCGCTCGTGGTCAAGCACGGCAACCGCTCGGCCTCCTCGAAGTCCGGCTCCGCCGACGTGCTCGAGGCGCTCGGCATCCGGCTCGACCTGCCCGTCGCCCGGGTCGCCGAGGTCGCCACCGAGGCCGGGATCACCTTCTGCTTCTCCGCCGCGTTCCACCCGGCCATGCGGCACGCGGCCGTCCCGCGCCGTGAGCTGGGCATCGGCACCTCGTTCAACCTGCTCGGACCACTGACCAACCCGGCCCGGCCGGCCGCGCAGGCCATCGGCTGCGCGGACGGGCGGGTCGCGCCGGTGATGGCCGGGGTGTACGCCGCCCGGGGTGTCGACGCGTGGGTCTTCCGCGGCGACGACGGGCTCGATGAGCTCACGACGACGACCACGTCGCGGCTGTGGCGGGTCCACGCGGGCGAGGTGGTCGCCGAGACCGTCGACCCGGCGTCGTACGACCTGGCGCCGGCGACGGCGGAGGACCTGCGCGGCGGCGACGCCGCGCACAACGCCGACGTCGTACGCCGCCTGCTCGCCGGGGAGCGCGGGCCGGTGCGCGACGCGGTGCTGCTCAACGCCGGCGCCGCCCTCGCGGTGCACGCCGAGCCGGCCTCGCCCGCGGCCGACGCCCTCGCCGAGGGCATCCGCCGCGCCGCCGAGGCGATCGACAGCGGCGCCGCGGCGGCCACGCTGGAGCGCTGGGTCGAGGCGTCCTCCGCCTGA
- the ctaE gene encoding aa3-type cytochrome oxidase subunit III encodes MTPVATTASIPASRLHGHHDRPSMVSVGTIIWLSSELMFFAALFAAYFTIRSVSPDLWEQNTALLDVPFAAVNTTILVLSSLTCQLGVFAAERGQVGRSGSVLNVRGWGLREWFILTYVMGAIFVGGQAVEYANLVQENVTIQDSAYGTMFYLTTGFHGIHVVGGLIAFLFVLGRTYMARKFTHEQAVSAIVVSYYWHFVDVVWIGLFATIYLVQ; translated from the coding sequence ATGACGCCCGTGGCGACCACAGCATCTATTCCGGCCTCCCGCCTGCACGGGCATCACGACCGTCCCAGCATGGTCAGCGTCGGGACCATCATCTGGCTCTCGAGCGAGCTGATGTTCTTCGCTGCCCTCTTCGCGGCGTACTTCACCATCCGCTCGGTGAGCCCCGATCTGTGGGAGCAGAACACCGCTCTGCTCGACGTGCCGTTCGCGGCGGTCAACACCACGATCCTCGTGCTCAGCTCGCTGACCTGCCAGCTCGGCGTGTTCGCCGCGGAGCGCGGCCAGGTCGGGCGCAGCGGCTCGGTGCTCAACGTCCGCGGCTGGGGCCTGCGGGAGTGGTTCATCCTGACCTACGTCATGGGCGCGATCTTCGTGGGCGGCCAGGCCGTCGAGTACGCGAACCTGGTCCAGGAGAACGTGACCATCCAGGACTCGGCCTACGGCACGATGTTCTACCTGACCACCGGCTTCCACGGCATCCACGTGGTCGGCGGCCTCATCGCCTTCCTCTTCGTCCTCGGGCGCACCTACATGGCTCGCAAGTTCACCCACGAGCAGGCCGTCAGCGCCATCGTCGTGTCCTACTACTGGCACTTCGTCGACGTCGTGTGGATCGGTCTGTTCGCGACGATCTACCTCGTCCAGTAG
- a CDS encoding Rv3143 family two-component system response regulator: MTDSTTAPLKVLVYSDDVNTRQQVILALGRRPHPDLPEVEYIEVATEPVVIANMDAGHVDLVILDGEAVPAGGMGIAKQLKDEIYLCPPVVVLTGRPQDAWLATWSRAEAAVPHPIDPIQLAETVVGLLRSRVPATSTATS, translated from the coding sequence GTGACCGACTCCACGACCGCTCCGCTCAAGGTGCTCGTCTACAGCGACGACGTGAACACCCGCCAGCAGGTGATCCTGGCGCTGGGCCGCCGCCCGCACCCGGACCTGCCCGAGGTGGAGTACATCGAGGTCGCGACCGAGCCGGTCGTCATCGCGAACATGGACGCCGGCCACGTCGACCTGGTGATCCTCGACGGCGAGGCCGTGCCGGCCGGCGGGATGGGCATCGCCAAGCAGCTCAAGGACGAGATCTACCTCTGCCCGCCGGTCGTGGTGCTGACCGGCCGCCCGCAGGACGCGTGGCTGGCCACCTGGTCGCGGGCCGAGGCGGCGGTGCCGCACCCGATCGACCCGATCCAGCTCGCGGAGACCGTCGTCGGGCTGCTCCGCTCGCGGGTGCCCGCCACGAGCACCGCCACCTCCTGA
- a CDS encoding cytochrome c oxidase assembly protein, producing MFGAPLLVALTAVPEVPEPSLGAFFSQWSLAPVPTILTVWTVGLYLLGVFKLRARGDRWPVGRTIAFVVLGMGSFYVATASGLAAYDTTLLSAHMVQHMVLSMVVPLSLALGAPVTLALRTLPAAPRRWLLAVLHSRFARVLSFPPLAFGLYVLSPWALYFTSWYDASLSSTYVHEMMHLHLVLIGALFFWPLMGIDPVPGRVGYPFRVLLTVLTLPFHAFLGVTIMGQTELIGAEHYLALREGPMGSWLPDAADDQHLAGGILWGSGDLIGLMFFGVLFAQWVRSSMQEARREDRRLDREEERSRAREAREPQGLSPRP from the coding sequence GTGTTCGGTGCTCCTCTCCTCGTGGCCCTGACCGCTGTCCCCGAGGTTCCCGAGCCGTCGCTCGGAGCCTTCTTCTCGCAGTGGTCCCTGGCCCCCGTGCCCACGATCCTCACCGTGTGGACGGTGGGCCTCTACCTCCTCGGCGTCTTCAAGCTCCGCGCTCGCGGCGACCGCTGGCCCGTCGGCCGGACGATCGCGTTCGTCGTGCTCGGGATGGGGTCGTTCTACGTCGCGACCGCCTCCGGCCTGGCGGCGTACGACACGACCCTGCTGAGTGCGCACATGGTCCAGCACATGGTGCTCTCGATGGTCGTGCCGCTCTCCCTGGCGCTGGGCGCCCCGGTGACGCTGGCGCTGCGGACCCTGCCGGCCGCACCGCGCCGGTGGCTGCTCGCGGTGCTGCACTCGAGGTTCGCGCGGGTGCTCTCGTTCCCGCCGCTGGCCTTCGGGCTCTACGTGCTCTCGCCGTGGGCGCTCTACTTCACCAGCTGGTACGACGCGTCGCTGTCCTCGACCTACGTGCACGAGATGATGCACCTGCACCTGGTGCTGATCGGCGCGCTCTTCTTCTGGCCGCTCATGGGCATCGACCCCGTGCCCGGCCGGGTCGGCTACCCGTTCCGGGTCCTGCTGACCGTGCTCACGCTGCCCTTCCACGCCTTCCTCGGCGTGACGATCATGGGCCAGACCGAGCTGATCGGCGCGGAGCACTACCTGGCGCTGCGCGAGGGCCCGATGGGCTCCTGGCTGCCCGACGCCGCCGACGACCAGCACCTGGCCGGCGGCATCCTGTGGGGCTCCGGCGACCTGATCGGCCTGATGTTCTTCGGGGTGCTCTTCGCCCAGTGGGTGCGCTCCTCGATGCAGGAGGCCCGCCGCGAGGACCGGCGGCTGGACCGCGAGGAGGAGCGCTCGCGGGCCCGCGAGGCTCGCGAGCCCCAGGGGCTCAGCCCTCGTCCGTAG
- a CDS encoding DUF2304 domain-containing protein, whose protein sequence is MIIKVFLIGSVALAAAWLFRSSGGRQLAATRLTSLAFVFTWVTAVLAPDLVSSVANVMGVGRGTDLVLYVLVVAFLFSSIAQRRRLANLEEQLATVARSHALLQIDVAHATREDRVSHA, encoded by the coding sequence GTGATCATCAAGGTGTTCCTGATCGGCAGTGTCGCGCTGGCGGCCGCATGGCTCTTCCGGAGCAGCGGCGGTCGTCAGCTGGCCGCCACCCGCTTGACGAGCCTGGCGTTCGTGTTCACTTGGGTCACGGCGGTGCTCGCGCCGGACCTCGTCAGCAGCGTGGCCAACGTGATGGGGGTGGGGCGGGGGACAGACCTGGTCCTGTACGTCCTCGTCGTCGCTTTCCTCTTCAGCTCGATCGCCCAACGCCGGCGCCTCGCCAACCTCGAGGAGCAGCTCGCCACCGTCGCGAGGTCGCACGCACTCCTCCAGATCGACGTGGCGCACGCCACCCGCGAGGACCGCGTGTCGCACGCATGA
- a CDS encoding glycosyltransferase family 2 protein, with protein MDESTFVLVPMFNEATVVGGVVRALRAHFANVVCVDDGSRDDSFDVARDAGAVALRHPVNLGQGAALQTGFDFLTRRALPERTVTFDADGQHRVEDAVAMVEASRRSGVDVLLGSRALGSATDQPVARRLLLAAALRYSRWSTGLDLTDTHNGLRVLSRRAVELIRLRQPGMAYATELESIVGRSGLSWAEHPTTIAYTEYSRAKGQSNLNAFNILCDLTSQRLRSAS; from the coding sequence ATGGACGAATCAACGTTCGTGCTGGTGCCGATGTTCAACGAGGCGACAGTGGTCGGCGGAGTCGTGCGCGCGCTGCGGGCGCACTTCGCGAACGTCGTCTGCGTCGACGACGGGAGCAGGGACGACTCCTTCGACGTGGCAAGAGACGCCGGGGCCGTGGCCCTCCGCCACCCCGTGAACCTCGGTCAAGGCGCTGCTCTGCAGACGGGTTTCGACTTCCTCACCCGCCGCGCACTGCCGGAGCGCACCGTCACCTTCGACGCCGATGGCCAGCACCGCGTCGAGGACGCCGTCGCGATGGTCGAGGCGAGCCGACGAAGCGGCGTGGACGTCCTGCTCGGGTCCCGAGCCCTCGGGTCGGCGACGGACCAGCCGGTCGCGCGCCGTCTCCTCCTCGCGGCCGCCCTCCGCTACTCACGCTGGTCCACCGGGTTGGACCTCACCGACACCCACAACGGCTTGCGGGTGCTCAGCAGGCGGGCAGTCGAGCTCATCAGGTTGCGGCAGCCTGGCATGGCTTACGCGACCGAGCTGGAGTCCATCGTCGGGCGGTCCGGGCTCAGCTGGGCGGAACATCCCACCACGATCGCCTACACCGAGTACTCCCGCGCCAAGGGACAGTCGAACCTCAACGCGTTCAACATCCTGTGCGACCTCACCAGCCAGCGGTTGAGGTCTGCGTCGTGA
- a CDS encoding glycosyltransferase family 2 protein, which produces MTVGVIDIVVPFYGRVDYLAETVDSVLAQDDPAWRLTVVQDGEHAGLTTSDWERRRSDPRVRWVTNPHRLGLPGNFQRSLDLVEHDWCVFPGCDDVLLPSYVRTVRQVLSSRERVDMVLPGVRVMDAESSPSTPLADRVKTLLRRRHGRGDLSGERLATSLMHGNWLYFPALCWRSARITPIGFRQDLPTTLDLALAAQVVLAGGVLALTEVEAFRYRRHGLSESSRAAATRARFAEEQRLFEELQASFEAAGWTDAARAARWHVTSRVHRGLAHVARLWPTGAPWASAPGAR; this is translated from the coding sequence ATGACTGTCGGCGTGATCGACATCGTGGTCCCGTTCTACGGGCGTGTCGACTACCTCGCGGAGACCGTCGACAGCGTGCTCGCGCAAGACGATCCCGCATGGCGGTTGACCGTCGTCCAGGACGGGGAGCACGCCGGTCTCACGACCTCGGACTGGGAGCGGAGACGGTCCGACCCACGGGTCCGGTGGGTGACGAACCCGCACCGACTCGGGCTACCGGGCAACTTCCAGCGATCGCTCGACCTCGTCGAGCACGACTGGTGCGTGTTCCCCGGTTGCGACGACGTCCTGCTGCCGTCGTACGTGCGGACCGTCCGACAGGTCTTGAGTAGTCGGGAACGGGTCGACATGGTGCTCCCGGGGGTCCGGGTCATGGACGCTGAGAGCAGCCCGTCTACCCCCCTGGCCGACCGGGTGAAGACGCTTCTCCGCAGGAGGCACGGTCGCGGCGACCTGTCCGGTGAGCGGCTGGCCACGTCGCTCATGCACGGCAACTGGCTCTACTTCCCTGCCCTGTGCTGGCGCAGCGCGCGCATCACACCGATCGGCTTCCGCCAGGACCTGCCCACGACGCTCGACCTCGCGCTCGCCGCCCAGGTCGTCCTGGCTGGGGGCGTCCTCGCACTCACCGAGGTCGAGGCGTTCCGCTACCGACGCCACGGCCTCAGCGAGTCCTCGAGGGCTGCGGCGACCCGAGCCCGGTTCGCGGAGGAACAGCGACTGTTCGAGGAGCTGCAGGCGTCGTTCGAGGCGGCCGGGTGGACCGATGCCGCGCGGGCGGCGCGGTGGCACGTCACGAGCCGTGTGCATCGGGGCTTGGCACACGTCGCCAGGCTCTGGCCGACCGGCGCACCGTGGGCTTCGGCGCCGGGGGCGAGATGA
- a CDS encoding GNAT family N-acetyltransferase, translating to MTWLADHWLDLVGWGGSALLVYSLLQARVLRFRTLNLLGCLVLLVFNSLIGVWPMVGMNIVLAVINVYWIVRLTRDRHDESAFEVVEVRPEDAYLRHVLRTHAEDIRRFQPDFDPAPAGSQHAFVVLKGDETVGIVVLRKDGDVAHVQLDYVTPRYRDFSPGEFVWRRSGVLRDLGLRHVLTPPGMVGAYYPNLGFRPNGKQFVLDL from the coding sequence GTGACCTGGCTCGCGGACCACTGGCTGGACCTGGTCGGCTGGGGCGGGAGCGCGCTGCTCGTCTACTCGCTGCTGCAGGCGCGGGTGCTGCGCTTCCGCACGCTCAACCTGCTGGGCTGCCTGGTGCTGCTGGTGTTCAACTCCCTCATCGGGGTGTGGCCGATGGTGGGGATGAACATCGTGCTGGCGGTCATCAACGTCTATTGGATCGTCCGGCTGACCCGCGACCGGCACGACGAGTCGGCCTTCGAGGTCGTCGAGGTCCGGCCCGAGGACGCCTACCTGCGCCACGTGCTGCGCACGCACGCCGAGGACATCCGCCGGTTCCAGCCCGACTTCGACCCGGCGCCCGCCGGCAGCCAGCACGCCTTCGTCGTGCTCAAGGGCGACGAGACGGTGGGCATCGTGGTGCTGCGCAAGGACGGCGACGTCGCCCACGTGCAGCTGGACTACGTCACGCCCCGCTACCGGGACTTCTCCCCCGGCGAGTTCGTCTGGCGGCGCAGCGGCGTGCTCCGCGACCTCGGCCTCCGCCACGTGCTGACCCCGCCCGGCATGGTCGGCGCCTACTACCCCAACCTGGGGTTCCGCCCGAACGGGAAGCAGTTCGTCCTCGACCTCTGA
- the qcrC gene encoding cytochrome bc1 complex diheme cytochrome c subunit: MRLLNRSAGRLSRHRRGPLAGVVLMLLGLVLTGSLYAAFAPAQATSAESDAEQVAKGRELFLVGCAFCHGQNGEGILTQRGDTQLGPPLVGVGAAAVDFQVGTGRMPMSQPGQQAPDKEVVYSQDEIDALGAYVASLGPGPAVPSPEDYSLEGLTEEEREEAIVRGGQIFLTNCTACHNFNGSGGAMPRGGSAPSLHDVEPKYIYEALLTGPQQMPNFSNGNLPPEEKRDVIAYLESLRETPEYGGFGLGGLGPVSEGLFAWLVGIGGLVGFAIWIAAHTTRSTKKKGQAA; encoded by the coding sequence GTGCGTCTCCTGAACCGTTCCGCAGGTCGACTCTCCCGGCATCGCCGGGGCCCGCTCGCGGGTGTCGTCCTGATGCTGCTCGGCCTGGTGCTCACCGGAAGCCTGTACGCCGCGTTCGCGCCGGCGCAGGCCACCTCCGCCGAGAGCGACGCCGAGCAGGTAGCGAAGGGCCGTGAGCTCTTCCTCGTCGGCTGTGCTTTCTGCCACGGGCAGAACGGCGAGGGCATCCTGACCCAGCGCGGCGACACCCAGCTCGGCCCGCCGCTGGTGGGTGTCGGTGCCGCCGCCGTCGACTTCCAGGTCGGCACCGGCCGCATGCCGATGTCCCAGCCCGGCCAGCAGGCGCCGGACAAGGAGGTCGTCTACTCCCAGGACGAGATCGACGCGCTCGGCGCGTACGTCGCCTCCCTGGGCCCCGGCCCCGCCGTGCCCTCCCCTGAGGACTACAGCCTCGAAGGCCTGACCGAGGAGGAGCGCGAGGAGGCCATCGTCCGCGGCGGCCAGATCTTCCTCACCAACTGCACGGCTTGCCACAACTTCAACGGCTCCGGTGGCGCCATGCCGCGCGGTGGGTCCGCCCCCTCGCTGCACGACGTCGAGCCCAAGTACATCTACGAGGCCCTGCTCACCGGCCCGCAGCAGATGCCGAACTTCTCCAACGGCAACCTCCCGCCGGAGGAGAAGCGCGACGTCATCGCCTACCTCGAGTCCCTCCGCGAGACGCCTGAGTACGGCGGCTTCGGCCTGGGTGGTCTCGGTCCGGTGAGCGAGGGCCTGTTCGCCTGGCTGGTCGGCATCGGTGGCCTCGTCGGTTTCGCGATCTGGATCGCGGCCCACACCACGCGCTCCACGAAGAAGAAGGGACAGGCGGCGTGA
- a CDS encoding DUF2142 domain-containing protein has protein sequence MGFGAGGEMRARALRAATWFVLGTWCLQAAWIFAVPPYRGLDEHEHAYKAAAVARGDWSPRHPSSPDGWGDRMTVPADVVDSARPVCESLPYTTPDNCRGSSADDGLRTVASSAARYNPLFYAVIGSAALPFEGTTALYVMRLSTALLCSLLLGAAAYVTARRGSSMWGWVCFSGALTPIVLYSSAMAAPNGVELAAAALVWSGVVALGRHGVPRGHSDLPYVTAITAGGAVLATVRTLGPLWLVLILAAAALFLGRQRTRQVLGNRAGGAATSVLAVACLAGLAWTAAARTNDPGGPLRVTGEAWAALPGGWAMWLFQSIAAFPARDEIAPLGLYAVTLTVWAVILLLGLRAGRRRLGTAVALVVACSLLVPSAATLMTHAELGIAWQGRYGYPVAMGVIMLCAAAEPRPPGAVAPALKILGVVLPAATVGLIGVLDVVRGERVDSPLAGTSAWIVPPDASLALFVLAGAVMWGRAAIVATRPQRGSDPAPHVSPTRRVSTLPE, from the coding sequence GTGGGCTTCGGCGCCGGGGGCGAGATGAGGGCCCGGGCCCTGCGCGCAGCTACCTGGTTCGTCCTCGGCACCTGGTGCCTCCAGGCGGCCTGGATCTTCGCGGTGCCTCCCTACCGCGGCCTCGACGAGCACGAGCACGCCTACAAGGCCGCTGCTGTGGCGCGTGGTGACTGGAGCCCCCGCCACCCGAGCTCCCCCGACGGCTGGGGGGACCGGATGACGGTCCCCGCAGACGTGGTCGACAGCGCGCGACCCGTGTGTGAGTCCCTGCCGTATACGACCCCCGACAACTGCCGCGGGTCGAGCGCCGACGACGGCCTCCGGACGGTCGCGAGCTCCGCGGCCCGATACAACCCCCTCTTCTACGCGGTCATCGGGAGCGCGGCGCTGCCGTTCGAAGGCACGACCGCCCTCTACGTGATGCGGCTGTCGACCGCGCTCCTCTGCTCGTTGCTCCTCGGCGCGGCCGCCTACGTGACAGCGCGGCGCGGAAGCTCGATGTGGGGGTGGGTGTGCTTCTCAGGGGCGCTGACCCCGATCGTGCTCTACTCCAGCGCCATGGCCGCGCCCAACGGGGTCGAGCTCGCTGCGGCGGCCCTGGTCTGGTCCGGCGTCGTGGCTCTGGGTCGTCACGGCGTGCCGCGCGGGCACTCCGACCTGCCGTACGTCACGGCGATCACCGCCGGCGGCGCGGTCCTCGCGACGGTGCGGACCCTGGGGCCGCTCTGGTTGGTGCTCATCCTTGCTGCCGCCGCACTCTTCCTCGGGAGGCAGCGGACGCGACAGGTCCTCGGCAACAGAGCGGGAGGTGCCGCGACGTCGGTCCTGGCCGTGGCATGCCTCGCAGGACTCGCCTGGACGGCCGCGGCGAGGACCAACGATCCGGGAGGACCTCTGAGGGTCACCGGTGAGGCGTGGGCTGCGCTCCCGGGGGGTTGGGCCATGTGGCTCTTCCAGTCGATCGCTGCGTTCCCCGCCCGCGACGAGATCGCGCCCCTGGGCCTGTACGCCGTCACGCTGACTGTCTGGGCCGTCATCCTGCTTCTCGGTCTCCGCGCGGGGAGGCGCCGACTCGGTACGGCCGTCGCGCTGGTCGTGGCGTGCTCACTCCTGGTCCCATCGGCGGCCACCCTCATGACTCACGCCGAGCTGGGCATCGCGTGGCAGGGCCGCTACGGCTATCCCGTGGCGATGGGGGTGATCATGCTCTGCGCAGCAGCGGAACCGCGCCCCCCGGGCGCGGTCGCTCCGGCGCTCAAGATCCTCGGCGTCGTCCTCCCCGCCGCCACCGTCGGCCTGATCGGCGTGCTCGACGTCGTCCGCGGCGAGCGCGTCGACAGCCCGCTGGCGGGGACGTCCGCCTGGATCGTGCCGCCGGATGCCAGCTTGGCACTGTTCGTCCTTGCGGGGGCCGTGATGTGGGGCCGAGCGGCGATCGTGGCGACGCGCCCGCAGCGCGGCTCGGATCCAGCACCCCATGTGTCGCCGACTCGCCGCGTCAGTACCCTCCCCGAGTGA
- the qcrA gene encoding cytochrome bc1 complex Rieske iron-sulfur subunit, with translation MTDARDHESHDNDAHEDEPSQNLPDTSAGSAGAVPASAEPIPDPGLPEHTWRPTDVDPAQEKRAERQVAGLFGLSAICVLLFLVAYFTLDIGDDHDTVAGFGASTVALGTTFGLALLLIGVGIIQWARKLMADHEMVEMRHQARSSDEDRQATIAALNAGLAESGIGRRPLVRNSLLGAVGLLGLPAIVLLRDLGPTPQEVAKDQEYFGAGLANTVWTKGVRVVRDVIGTPIRAADLEIGDLVNAVPEVFYEVDENGDHVIEGVELQIAKSKAAVIVVRMEPDEIIPGEGRENWAVDGVLCYSKICTHVGCPISLYERTTHHVLCPCHQSTFDLADSARVVFGPAARALPQLPLAVDDEGYLVAQSDFTEPVGPSYWERG, from the coding sequence GTGACCGACGCCCGCGACCACGAGTCGCACGACAACGACGCGCACGAGGACGAGCCGTCGCAGAACCTCCCCGACACCTCCGCCGGCTCCGCCGGCGCGGTGCCGGCGTCGGCTGAGCCGATCCCGGACCCGGGCCTCCCCGAGCACACCTGGCGTCCCACCGACGTCGACCCCGCTCAGGAGAAGCGGGCCGAGCGCCAGGTCGCCGGCCTGTTCGGCCTCTCGGCCATCTGCGTGCTGCTGTTCCTCGTCGCGTACTTCACCCTCGACATCGGGGACGACCACGACACCGTCGCCGGCTTCGGTGCCTCCACCGTCGCGCTCGGCACGACCTTCGGTCTCGCCCTGCTGCTCATCGGCGTGGGCATCATCCAGTGGGCCCGCAAGCTCATGGCCGACCACGAGATGGTCGAGATGCGCCACCAGGCCCGCTCCTCCGACGAGGACCGCCAGGCCACCATCGCGGCGCTGAACGCCGGTCTCGCCGAGTCCGGCATCGGCCGCCGCCCGCTGGTGCGCAACTCGCTGCTCGGCGCGGTGGGCCTCCTCGGCCTGCCCGCGATCGTGCTGCTGCGCGACCTCGGCCCGACCCCGCAGGAGGTGGCCAAGGACCAGGAGTACTTCGGCGCCGGCCTCGCGAACACCGTGTGGACCAAGGGCGTCCGCGTCGTCCGCGACGTCATCGGCACCCCGATCCGCGCCGCCGACCTCGAGATCGGTGACCTGGTCAACGCCGTGCCGGAGGTCTTCTACGAGGTCGACGAGAACGGCGACCACGTGATCGAGGGCGTCGAGCTCCAGATCGCGAAGTCCAAGGCCGCGGTGATCGTGGTCCGCATGGAGCCCGACGAGATCATCCCCGGCGAGGGCCGGGAGAACTGGGCCGTCGACGGCGTCCTGTGCTACTCCAAGATCTGCACCCACGTCGGGTGCCCGATCTCCCTCTACGAGCGCACCACCCACCACGTGCTGTGCCCGTGCCACCAGTCGACCTTCGACCTCGCGGACTCCGCCCGCGTCGTCTTCG